The following are from one region of the Methanococcoides methylutens genome:
- a CDS encoding response regulator, translating into MANILVVEDNSMNREFVVDLLEVEGHKVSQAENGFQALEFANKNEFDLILMDIQMPKMDGLEVLQRLKSSEKTRDIPAIAITAHEMKGMMVLPSWKWRGDEKFVSVGCDGYISKPIDIIEFKKTIEEFL; encoded by the coding sequence ATGGCAAACATATTGGTTGTTGAAGATAATTCTATGAATAGGGAGTTTGTAGTAGACCTTTTGGAAGTAGAAGGACATAAAGTTTCACAGGCTGAAAATGGATTTCAGGCATTGGAATTTGCTAATAAAAATGAATTTGACCTCATACTGATGGATATACAAATGCCGAAAATGGATGGTCTTGAGGTTCTTCAGAGACTCAAAAGTTCTGAAAAGACCAGGGATATTCCAGCCATTGCCATAACGGCTCATGAAATGAAGGGAATGATGGTTTTACCATCCTGGAAATGGCGGGGTGATGAAAAATTTGTTAGTGTTGGATGTGACGGCTATATTTCAAAACCGATTGATATCATTGAATTTAAGAAAACAATTGAAGAATTTCTTTAA